A single genomic interval of Agarivorans aestuarii harbors:
- a CDS encoding CidA/LrgA family protein has translation MRKFQKSVVLEMASGLAVIYAALWAGRWLSEISGNLLPASIVGMLLLTIALQFRWIKLAWVERTANQFVRWMSLLFVPISIGLVEHIETLLQALPAMLLTCALATLILLVVVGKAYQHWEHKHELKATQPQSVDGEAK, from the coding sequence ATGAGAAAGTTTCAGAAATCAGTTGTTCTAGAAATGGCCTCTGGATTAGCGGTGATTTACGCTGCGTTGTGGGCTGGTCGTTGGTTAAGTGAAATTAGCGGAAACCTTCTCCCTGCAAGTATTGTGGGTATGCTTCTGTTAACTATAGCCTTACAGTTTCGCTGGATTAAACTGGCTTGGGTAGAGCGAACTGCTAATCAATTTGTCCGCTGGATGTCACTTTTGTTTGTACCTATTAGTATTGGCTTAGTAGAGCATATTGAAACTTTATTACAGGCTTTGCCTGCAATGTTGCTTACTTGTGCATTGGCGACTCTGATTTTACTGGTAGTGGTTGGCAAAGCTTACCAACACTGGGAGCACAAGCATGAGCTTAAGGCTACTCAGCCACAATCCGTAGACGGGGAGGCAAAATAA
- the hutW gene encoding heme anaerobic degradation radical SAM methyltransferase ChuW/HutW, producing MSTIDLAPPQQLPEALTGQASPSPLQFAFTKKTGAHANHGKRESLNGEQAHQMLSKQLSQSKASQLPRAIYIHIPFCRVRCTFCNFFQYASNQQMIDDYFTLLEQELIAKSRYPWTQARSFDAVYVGGGTPTDLSAEQLNQLGQLIHRYFPLSDSCEVTLEGRLNRFDDHKFEAALAGGFNRFSFGVQSFNSKVRRAAKRLDKRDYIVERLSQLTASNRATIAIDLIYGLPHQTPENWQQDLQDVLDTGAHGVDLYQLLTFGGSGLQRNIDAGREAVPLSTSDKALMYQQGHQFFAQNAFRQLSYCHWANGEKEQSRYNSLAKQGAEILPIGAGAGGNINGYALMQTRDIDTWRAGITENNWAFEQLSLPANNAQLKAAITSACDQGLIDADKLPDGRTLFEHCQPLFKAWQTNGLVSLTGQQAALTMAGQFWSVNLANAMTQYLQMYPLSTGQ from the coding sequence ATGTCTACCATTGATCTCGCACCACCACAGCAATTGCCCGAAGCATTAACCGGCCAAGCCAGCCCTTCTCCATTACAATTTGCCTTCACCAAAAAAACTGGCGCTCATGCAAACCATGGCAAGCGTGAGTCTTTAAATGGCGAGCAAGCACACCAGATGCTAAGCAAGCAACTAAGCCAAAGCAAAGCGAGTCAGTTACCTCGCGCTATTTACATTCACATCCCGTTTTGTCGAGTTCGTTGCACCTTTTGTAACTTCTTCCAATACGCCAGCAATCAACAGATGATAGATGATTATTTTACGCTGTTAGAACAAGAGCTGATTGCTAAATCTCGCTACCCTTGGACACAAGCGAGAAGCTTTGATGCAGTCTATGTAGGTGGTGGAACACCCACTGATTTAAGCGCAGAGCAACTTAACCAGCTTGGGCAGCTTATTCATCGTTATTTTCCCTTAAGCGACAGCTGTGAAGTAACCCTAGAGGGCAGATTAAATCGCTTTGACGATCACAAGTTTGAGGCAGCACTTGCCGGTGGTTTCAATCGTTTTTCTTTTGGTGTACAAAGCTTTAACTCCAAAGTTCGCCGTGCTGCTAAACGCCTTGATAAGCGAGACTACATTGTAGAGCGCTTAAGCCAACTAACAGCCAGTAATCGCGCGACCATTGCGATAGACCTCATCTATGGTCTCCCCCACCAAACGCCAGAGAACTGGCAGCAAGACTTACAAGATGTGTTAGATACAGGCGCGCACGGTGTAGATTTATATCAATTGCTTACCTTTGGTGGCAGCGGCTTACAACGCAATATTGATGCGGGCCGTGAAGCCGTTCCTTTGAGCACCAGCGACAAAGCGTTAATGTACCAACAAGGGCATCAGTTCTTCGCCCAAAACGCTTTCCGACAGCTTAGTTATTGCCATTGGGCAAATGGAGAAAAAGAGCAGAGCCGCTATAACTCCTTAGCCAAACAGGGCGCCGAAATTTTGCCGATTGGCGCAGGAGCCGGTGGCAATATCAACGGTTACGCCTTAATGCAAACTCGAGATATAGATACTTGGCGCGCAGGCATAACAGAAAATAACTGGGCTTTTGAGCAGCTAAGTTTGCCGGCTAACAATGCTCAGCTAAAAGCAGCAATCACCAGTGCTTGTGATCAGGGGCTGATTGATGCAGATAAACTTCCCGATGGAAGAACGCTTTTTGAACATTGCCAACCCTTGTTTAAAGCTTGGCAAACAAATGGTCTAGTCAGTTTAACTGGCCAACAAGCCGCATTAACCATGGCAGGGCAA
- a CDS encoding cupin domain-containing protein — protein MKTTAQYWNVLATNNANQWEQIEGSDGQLHQLTLAIDDSTGDYTRLTRFKAGANTKAFGAKSHTYPEEIYIISGRLYDAAFDLWLEAGHYASRPPGEVHGPFTCEQECLVLEVSYPSQALS, from the coding sequence ATGAAAACCACCGCGCAATACTGGAATGTATTAGCTACAAACAATGCTAACCAATGGGAACAGATAGAGGGCAGTGATGGGCAGTTACATCAGCTTACCCTAGCCATAGATGACAGCACCGGTGACTATACACGCCTTACTCGCTTTAAAGCTGGAGCAAATACCAAAGCCTTTGGCGCTAAATCACATACTTATCCCGAAGAAATCTACATTATCTCTGGCCGTTTGTATGACGCGGCGTTTGACCTGTGGTTAGAAGCAGGGCACTACGCTAGTCGACCACCGGGCGAGGTTCATGGCCCATTTACGTGTGAGCAAGAATGTTTGGTGTTAGAAGTGTCTTATCCAAGCCAAGCGTTAAGCTAG
- a CDS encoding methyl-accepting chemotaxis protein, whose translation MQAIFHRWSIATKLYITMVIVGISLLIITLSFTYRHEQALVRNMANQQITSLSDSYFEALNTLMLSGAMANKQLLHKKMLSQDNIIDIRLIPAPAIQSMFHPNEPLPTLTDIQQQAFNGERFSIATSVNDQPIIRALQPVFMSTDHGGIDCLSCHVTSKEGEVAAVIQVEFSLANAQQAINSALFKQAGLLAVVFFVGMLMLGLIFRGAVAKRLNLLRSRLLEAATHSDLSVDFSDQKHDEIGGVYASIQSLITSFKNNLVQISSSSEELHHAAERVKSVAESTEKSVVNLKSGTDSVAATLLEIEASSNEVKQNANYTTERTQGANLEVESGANKAQQIMTHMQALVGIVNQANQSLVELGERSEKVNLMVDTISAIAEQTNLLALNAAIEAARAGEQGRGFAVVADEVRSLASRTRQSTDEIKAINEQLNVQKNRVVDVMSEANRSAHDSEVHINELCDTLDNIASHSAEIAELNSQMALSADQQNQAVSEVNVHVTNIQDIAELTAKDAGEDSVIADRVVALATQLRSMVNSYKV comes from the coding sequence ATGCAGGCGATTTTTCATCGTTGGTCGATTGCTACAAAACTATATATCACTATGGTTATTGTTGGCATATCACTGTTGATTATTACCCTTAGTTTCACTTACCGCCACGAACAGGCATTGGTTCGAAATATGGCTAATCAACAGATTACATCCTTAAGCGATAGTTATTTCGAAGCCTTAAATACCCTAATGTTATCGGGCGCAATGGCAAATAAGCAACTGCTTCATAAGAAGATGTTAAGCCAAGATAATATCATTGATATCCGCTTAATCCCCGCACCAGCTATTCAAAGCATGTTTCATCCCAATGAGCCATTGCCGACTTTAACTGATATACAGCAGCAGGCCTTTAATGGTGAGCGCTTTTCAATAGCGACGAGTGTTAACGACCAGCCAATTATAAGAGCACTACAACCAGTATTTATGAGTACTGACCACGGCGGAATAGATTGTTTATCTTGTCACGTTACCAGCAAAGAAGGAGAGGTTGCTGCGGTTATTCAAGTGGAGTTTTCCTTAGCTAATGCGCAACAAGCGATTAATAGTGCGTTGTTTAAACAGGCTGGATTGTTAGCTGTTGTGTTTTTCGTTGGCATGTTAATGCTTGGGCTTATATTCCGTGGCGCAGTGGCAAAACGTTTAAACCTGTTGCGAAGTCGCCTGCTAGAGGCTGCTACTCACTCAGATTTAAGTGTCGATTTCTCAGACCAAAAGCATGATGAAATTGGTGGCGTGTATGCCTCTATTCAAAGTTTAATCACATCATTTAAAAATAATCTGGTGCAAATATCTAGTAGCAGTGAAGAGTTGCATCATGCGGCAGAGCGAGTAAAAAGTGTTGCTGAGTCAACCGAAAAGTCGGTGGTTAATCTTAAATCAGGGACCGATTCGGTCGCTGCAACTTTATTGGAGATTGAAGCCTCCTCTAATGAGGTTAAGCAAAATGCTAATTACACCACAGAGCGAACCCAAGGAGCCAACTTGGAAGTCGAATCTGGTGCTAATAAAGCCCAACAAATTATGACCCACATGCAAGCCTTGGTTGGTATTGTTAATCAGGCTAACCAAAGTTTGGTAGAGCTGGGTGAGCGAAGCGAAAAAGTAAACCTGATGGTTGATACTATTTCGGCTATTGCCGAACAAACCAATTTGTTGGCGTTAAATGCAGCCATTGAAGCAGCGCGAGCCGGGGAGCAAGGCAGGGGATTTGCAGTGGTAGCGGACGAAGTGCGTTCGTTAGCAAGTCGAACCCGTCAGTCTACCGACGAAATTAAAGCGATTAATGAACAGTTGAATGTTCAAAAAAATAGAGTGGTTGATGTGATGAGCGAAGCTAATCGTTCAGCGCATGATTCAGAAGTTCACATTAACGAGTTGTGCGATACCTTAGATAATATTGCCAGCCATAGTGCAGAAATAGCGGAACTAAACTCGCAAATGGCACTGTCTGCAGATCAACAAAATCAAGCGGTTAGTGAAGTAAATGTGCATGTGACTAATATTCAAGATATCGCTGAGTTGACCGCCAAAGACGCTGGAGAAGATAGCGTGATAGCCGACCGAGTAGTGGCATTAGCTACCCAATTAAGAAGCATGGTTAATAGTTATAAGGTTTAA
- a CDS encoding LrgB family protein, with protein MVNFLYLPLTIGLFIAAKHLQQRFSVTWLNPVLITLSILVVSLLALDISFDDYNQYSGWLSKLLEPAVVALGVPLYKQLYDIKAELPRIAITIVVAAVVAIATTVGLALVVGASPEIAASLAPKSVTTPIAVLISEQVAGEPALTAIAVLITGLVGAVVGIPVLKLCGVHSSKAQGIAMGTACHALGTARIAEEGHQQGAYGALALVLSATFSAMLCPLIVPLFT; from the coding sequence ATGGTGAATTTTCTTTACCTGCCGCTAACCATTGGATTGTTCATTGCTGCAAAACATCTGCAACAACGTTTTTCGGTTACCTGGCTTAATCCCGTTCTAATTACCCTGAGCATATTGGTGGTTAGTTTGTTGGCATTAGACATCTCTTTTGACGATTACAATCAATATAGTGGGTGGCTAAGTAAGCTACTAGAGCCCGCAGTGGTTGCCTTAGGGGTTCCTTTATATAAGCAGTTATACGATATAAAAGCAGAACTACCACGTATTGCTATTACTATTGTTGTTGCGGCTGTTGTGGCTATTGCTACTACAGTTGGCTTGGCGCTGGTGGTTGGGGCATCGCCTGAAATCGCGGCGTCTTTAGCGCCTAAATCAGTCACTACGCCTATTGCGGTGCTAATTAGTGAACAAGTGGCTGGGGAGCCTGCATTAACAGCTATTGCTGTACTGATAACTGGCTTAGTGGGTGCGGTGGTTGGGATACCGGTACTTAAATTATGTGGTGTGCATTCAAGCAAAGCACAAGGTATTGCCATGGGTACGGCCTGTCACGCTTTGGGGACTGCTCGCATTGCTGAAGAGGGGCATCAGCAAGGTGCTTATGGCGCCTTAGCTTTAGTGCTCAGTGCCACTTTTAGTGCAATGCTTTGTCCGCTTATTGTGCCGCTGTTTACTTGA
- a CDS encoding nuclear transport factor 2 family protein gives MGSQLKQNKANAVAFYQMAYLGEPAKAVKMYVGDEYIQHNPLVKNGLQGFIDYFDEMQRDYPNKQIKFLRCIAEGDMVALHTHQIWPGNDQYVTMDFFRFDENGKIVEHWDSIQEVPEGSANGNSMF, from the coding sequence ATGGGCAGCCAGTTAAAGCAGAATAAAGCTAACGCCGTGGCATTTTATCAAATGGCTTATTTGGGTGAGCCAGCTAAGGCGGTAAAAATGTATGTCGGAGATGAATACATTCAGCATAACCCTTTAGTTAAAAATGGCTTGCAAGGTTTTATAGACTACTTCGATGAAATGCAGCGCGACTATCCCAACAAACAAATTAAGTTCTTACGCTGTATTGCCGAAGGTGACATGGTGGCATTACATACTCACCAAATTTGGCCGGGAAATGACCAATATGTCACCATGGATTTTTTCCGCTTTGATGAGAATGGCAAAATTGTAGAGCATTGGGACAGCATACAAGAAGTGCCAGAAGGCAGTGCTAATGGCAATAGTATGTTTTAA
- a CDS encoding 2-hydroxyacid dehydrogenase, with protein sequence MKISFFSAKRYDREHFDAQNTSSAFSIEYFDTALSAKTARLAHGADAVCAFVNDDLSAATLEALVEHGIQLILLRCAGFNNVDLAKAEQLGITVSRVPAYSPEAVAEHAIALMMTLNRRIHKAYQRTRDANFSLEGLTGMNIFGKTAGVIGTGKIGLATARILKGFGCRVIAFDPYPNDAAKELGIEYVSMAELLAQSNIITLHCPLTPENTYLIGKSAFSQMKKGTLLINTSRGKLVDSTACIEALKDGTLGGLALDVYEHEKELFFEDLSAEVILDDVFRRLSACHNVIFTGHQAFLTQEALQSIADTTLLNANAFSQGQRNGNEVTAEVVDNS encoded by the coding sequence ATGAAGATTAGTTTTTTCAGCGCTAAGCGCTACGACCGCGAACATTTTGATGCCCAAAATACATCTTCAGCTTTTAGCATCGAGTATTTCGATACTGCCCTCTCGGCAAAAACTGCCCGCTTAGCCCATGGCGCTGATGCGGTATGTGCCTTTGTAAATGACGACTTGTCTGCCGCAACTTTGGAAGCCTTAGTCGAACACGGAATCCAACTTATACTGTTGCGCTGTGCGGGCTTTAACAATGTTGATCTCGCCAAAGCAGAGCAACTAGGCATTACTGTTTCACGCGTACCGGCTTACTCGCCGGAAGCAGTGGCCGAACATGCCATCGCGTTGATGATGACCTTAAACCGTCGTATTCACAAAGCCTACCAACGCACCCGCGATGCCAACTTCTCATTAGAAGGTTTAACTGGCATGAACATTTTCGGTAAAACCGCTGGAGTAATAGGCACCGGGAAAATCGGCTTAGCCACCGCGCGCATACTCAAGGGCTTTGGTTGCCGAGTCATTGCTTTTGACCCTTACCCAAATGACGCAGCTAAAGAGCTAGGCATAGAGTACGTAAGCATGGCAGAGCTACTGGCGCAATCAAACATTATTACCTTGCACTGCCCGCTTACCCCTGAGAATACTTACTTAATTGGTAAATCGGCCTTTAGTCAGATGAAAAAAGGCACTTTGCTAATCAACACGAGTCGCGGCAAACTGGTAGATTCTACGGCCTGTATTGAAGCACTAAAAGACGGGACATTAGGCGGCTTAGCTTTGGATGTGTATGAACATGAAAAAGAATTGTTCTTTGAAGATTTATCCGCCGAAGTTATTTTGGATGACGTGTTCCGCCGCTTGTCAGCTTGTCACAATGTTATCTTTACGGGTCATCAGGCCTTTTTAACCCAAGAAGCCTTGCAGAGCATTGCTGATACCACCTTGCTAAACGCTAATGCATTTAGCCAAGGGCAACGTAACGGCAATGAAGTAACCGCCGAAGTGGTAGACAACAGCTAA
- the ushA gene encoding bifunctional UDP-sugar hydrolase/5'-nucleotidase UshA, with amino-acid sequence MKPFIYRVFIPSVLAGLLAACSSSPEQTWQVDQSYKITVLHTNDHHGRFWHNKYGEYGLAARKTLIDSIREEVAAEGGSVLLLSGGDINTGVPESDLLDAEPDFKGMNMLGYDAMAIGNHEFDNSLEVLAKQQQWANFPFLSANIYSKSSGERKFQAYQMFDLQGVKVAVVGFTTEDTYKLVLPDTVADLAFEDPKVEAKKVIAEINQQHQPDLVFAVTHMGHYANAKHGVNAPGDVSLARSLNEGELDLIVGGHSQEPVCMEGPNMYTQTFKPGDECKPDQQNGTWIVQAYEWGKYVGRADYTFKNGEFTLDSYKLIPVNLKKKIKVDGKKQRVFVQEEIAHNPEVLALLTPYQEQGQAQLNVKIAELSGRLVGDRDKVRFGQTNLGRLIASAHKERVNADFAVMNSGGVRASIEAGDISYKDVLTVQPFSNTITYVDMNGAEVMEYLSVVAAMPVDTGAYAQFAGISMKVIDGKVSDVVIAGKPLDEASMYRFTVPNFNATGGDGYPKITDHSGFVDTGFVDAEVLKAYLEQQSPVNAADYDDKGEISYQ; translated from the coding sequence ATGAAGCCTTTCATTTATCGCGTATTTATTCCCTCTGTATTGGCTGGTCTACTCGCAGCCTGTAGCTCTAGCCCTGAGCAAACTTGGCAAGTCGATCAAAGCTATAAAATTACCGTACTACATACTAACGATCATCATGGCCGCTTTTGGCACAACAAATATGGTGAGTATGGCTTAGCAGCGCGGAAGACCTTAATTGATAGTATTCGAGAGGAAGTGGCCGCCGAAGGGGGCAGTGTATTGTTGTTATCCGGAGGTGACATTAACACCGGTGTGCCTGAGTCAGATTTATTAGACGCCGAGCCAGACTTCAAAGGCATGAATATGTTGGGTTACGATGCCATGGCGATAGGTAATCATGAGTTTGATAACAGCCTAGAGGTGTTAGCCAAGCAGCAACAGTGGGCTAACTTTCCATTCTTATCCGCCAACATCTATTCAAAATCCTCTGGAGAGCGTAAGTTTCAAGCCTATCAAATGTTTGACTTGCAAGGCGTGAAAGTGGCGGTGGTAGGTTTCACCACCGAAGATACCTATAAACTGGTACTGCCAGATACTGTTGCGGATTTAGCCTTTGAAGATCCCAAAGTAGAAGCTAAAAAAGTGATTGCCGAGATTAACCAGCAGCACCAACCCGACTTAGTGTTTGCGGTTACTCATATGGGCCACTATGCCAATGCTAAACATGGTGTTAATGCGCCGGGAGATGTAAGTTTAGCGCGCTCACTTAACGAAGGTGAGTTAGATTTAATTGTAGGTGGCCACTCGCAAGAGCCGGTGTGCATGGAAGGCCCCAACATGTACACCCAAACTTTTAAGCCAGGTGATGAATGTAAACCCGATCAACAAAATGGCACTTGGATCGTCCAAGCCTATGAATGGGGTAAATATGTAGGGCGCGCCGATTACACGTTTAAAAACGGCGAGTTTACTTTAGACAGCTACAAACTCATCCCGGTTAACTTAAAGAAAAAAATCAAAGTAGACGGCAAAAAACAGCGGGTGTTTGTGCAAGAGGAAATTGCCCACAATCCCGAAGTACTGGCTTTGTTAACTCCATACCAAGAACAAGGCCAAGCGCAGCTTAATGTTAAGATTGCTGAACTAAGCGGCCGCTTAGTGGGTGACCGTGACAAAGTACGTTTTGGCCAAACCAATCTAGGGCGATTAATTGCGTCTGCCCATAAAGAACGCGTAAATGCTGATTTTGCAGTAATGAACTCTGGTGGTGTTCGAGCCTCTATTGAGGCAGGTGATATCAGCTATAAAGACGTACTTACCGTACAGCCTTTTTCTAACACCATTACCTATGTAGATATGAATGGTGCAGAAGTGATGGAGTATTTATCGGTAGTTGCGGCTATGCCTGTGGATACCGGTGCTTACGCGCAATTTGCTGGCATTAGCATGAAAGTAATTGATGGCAAAGTGAGCGATGTAGTGATTGCAGGCAAACCCTTAGATGAAGCCAGTATGTACCGTTTCACTGTTCCAAATTTTAATGCTACTGGCGGTGATGGTTATCCTAAAATCACAGACCATAGTGGCTTTGTGGACACTGGCTTTGTAGATGCCGAAGTGCTTAAGGCTTACTTAGAGCAGCAAAGCCCAGTTAATGCCGCCGATTATGATGATAAGGGTGAGATTAGCTACCAGTAG
- the katG gene encoding catalase/peroxidase HPI, translating to MKENDNGSGGKCPVMHGGATTPQAANMNWWPKSLNLDILHQHDTKTNPFGEAFSYREALKTLDVEALKKDLKALMTDSQDWWPADWGHYGGLMIRMAWHSAGTYRVADGRGGGASGSQRFAPLNSWPDNANLDKARRLLWPIKKKYGNKLSWADLMLLAGNMAYESMGLETFGFAFGREDVWHPEKDIYWGAEKEWLAESGGEGSRYSGERDLENPLAAVMMGLIYVNPEGVDGKPDPLKTAQDMRTTFARMAMNDEETVALTAGGHTVGKCHGNGDASLLGAEPEGAGIEEQGLGWNNHSKRGIGRDTVTSGIEGAWTTHPTQWDNGYFELLFGYEWQLSKSPAGAVQWEPVDIKEQDKPTDVEDPSVRYNPVMTDADMALKVDPEYRKISERFKNDPEYFSKTFARAWFKLTHRDMGPKSVYVGPDIPAEDLIWQDPIPAGSTSYDVDAVKLRIAASGLSVAELVATAWDSARTYRGSDKRGGANGARIRLAPQKDWQANEPEKLAKVLSVLEAIATDTGASLADVIVLAGNVGVEQAVKAAGLNLAVPFTAGRGDASQEMTDVESFEVLEPQADGFRNYLPKHYVVTAEELLLDRAQLMGLSAPEMTVLIGGLRVLGTNYAGSEAGVFTDKVGTLSNDFFVNLTDMANTWKPTGRNSYDICERVSGEVKWTATRVDLVFGSNSVLRSYAEFYAQDDNKERFAKDFIAAWTKVMNADRFDV from the coding sequence ATGAAAGAGAATGATAATGGCTCTGGTGGTAAATGCCCTGTGATGCATGGCGGAGCAACCACCCCCCAAGCAGCAAATATGAATTGGTGGCCCAAGTCACTGAACCTAGATATTCTTCATCAGCATGATACTAAAACCAACCCTTTTGGTGAGGCGTTTAGTTATCGCGAAGCGCTCAAAACCCTTGATGTAGAAGCCTTAAAAAAAGACTTAAAAGCCTTAATGACCGACAGTCAAGACTGGTGGCCAGCTGATTGGGGGCATTATGGTGGTTTGATGATTCGTATGGCTTGGCACTCGGCTGGTACCTATCGTGTGGCAGATGGCCGCGGGGGCGGTGCTAGTGGTAGCCAGCGTTTTGCACCGTTAAATTCTTGGCCAGATAATGCCAATTTAGATAAGGCGCGTCGCCTATTATGGCCAATCAAGAAGAAATACGGCAACAAACTTAGCTGGGCCGATTTAATGCTGCTAGCTGGTAATATGGCTTATGAATCAATGGGTTTAGAAACCTTTGGTTTTGCTTTTGGACGCGAAGATGTTTGGCACCCAGAAAAAGACATTTATTGGGGTGCTGAAAAAGAATGGCTAGCAGAAAGTGGCGGAGAAGGGTCTCGTTACTCCGGTGAACGTGATTTGGAAAACCCATTGGCTGCAGTAATGATGGGTTTGATCTACGTAAACCCAGAAGGCGTAGATGGTAAGCCAGACCCACTTAAAACCGCGCAAGATATGCGTACTACCTTTGCACGTATGGCGATGAACGACGAAGAAACTGTTGCCTTAACTGCTGGTGGTCATACCGTAGGTAAGTGTCACGGTAACGGCGATGCTTCTTTGTTGGGTGCAGAGCCAGAAGGCGCGGGCATTGAAGAACAAGGCTTAGGCTGGAATAACCATAGCAAGCGTGGCATCGGCAGAGATACCGTTACTAGCGGTATTGAAGGTGCTTGGACTACCCATCCAACCCAATGGGATAACGGCTATTTTGAGTTGCTGTTTGGTTATGAATGGCAGCTATCAAAAAGCCCTGCAGGAGCGGTTCAATGGGAACCTGTAGATATTAAAGAGCAAGACAAACCTACCGATGTTGAAGATCCTAGTGTTCGTTATAACCCAGTAATGACCGACGCGGATATGGCACTTAAAGTAGACCCAGAGTATCGCAAGATTTCTGAGCGTTTTAAGAATGACCCAGAGTACTTCTCTAAAACCTTTGCACGAGCTTGGTTCAAATTAACCCATCGCGACATGGGGCCTAAGTCTGTTTATGTCGGGCCAGATATTCCAGCCGAAGATCTTATTTGGCAAGATCCTATTCCTGCAGGTTCAACATCTTATGATGTAGATGCAGTAAAACTACGCATTGCTGCTAGCGGCCTAAGCGTAGCTGAATTGGTGGCTACCGCTTGGGATAGCGCCCGCACGTATCGTGGCTCTGATAAACGTGGTGGAGCAAATGGCGCGCGGATCCGCCTAGCTCCGCAAAAGGATTGGCAGGCTAACGAGCCAGAAAAACTGGCTAAAGTATTAAGTGTATTGGAAGCAATTGCTACAGATACAGGTGCAAGCCTTGCCGATGTAATTGTACTTGCTGGTAATGTGGGTGTTGAACAAGCCGTTAAAGCAGCCGGTTTAAACTTGGCTGTACCGTTTACGGCTGGCCGCGGTGACGCTAGCCAAGAGATGACCGATGTGGAGTCTTTTGAAGTATTGGAGCCACAAGCAGACGGTTTTCGTAACTACTTGCCGAAGCATTATGTGGTTACCGCAGAAGAGTTACTGCTCGACCGCGCTCAGTTAATGGGCTTAAGTGCGCCAGAAATGACCGTGCTAATTGGTGGTTTGCGAGTATTAGGCACCAATTATGCGGGTTCTGAAGCGGGAGTGTTTACCGACAAGGTTGGCACACTAAGTAATGATTTCTTTGTAAACCTTACCGATATGGCTAACACCTGGAAGCCAACGGGCAGAAACTCTTACGATATTTGTGAGCGTGTTAGTGGAGAAGTTAAATGGACAGCAACACGGGTTGATTTGGTGTTCGGTTCTAACTCAGTACTGCGTTCTTATGCCGAGTTTTATGCTCAAGACGACAATAAAGAAAGGTTCGCCAAAGACTTTATTGCTGCTTGGACTAAAGTAATGAATGCCGATCGCTTCGATGTATAA